The Toxorhynchites rutilus septentrionalis strain SRP chromosome 3, ASM2978413v1, whole genome shotgun sequence genome includes a region encoding these proteins:
- the LOC129777907 gene encoding TLR4 interactor with leucine rich repeats-like — protein MIFRVTVVLLIVTSFATVSIGRAVADRRKWSQEITHLESATDGTLPILPKATELIIESIIVDHWNEALFSRLENTKYLTFLYGNIPKMSFRSTKLETLSAIQLNLTTFEVAREENHSLKTLQLSRNRLSTLSPNFRFLVGLVTLDLSQNDLTFINLNLFATMRQLKNLDLSVNKIANIEATTDLRLNQLHNLWVSYNQLNEFESFPAAFPALKTVRLIGNLWTCAWVDRARKLIMDKRIVAFGVDYGCGEYRQGGLCCYGELSVSTSTESSLLKEGPLFEEIQRLTGELATKPLSLSSGQTLELLTQNGKGSQNTILVGAKSDKVTVFFR, from the exons ATGATTTTCCGCGTCACCGTTGTGTT ACTGATAGTAACCTCCTTCGCAACGGTATCCATCGGGCGCGCTGTGGCGGATCGACGCAAATGGAGCCAAGAAATTACGCACTTGGAAAGTGCCACCGATGGTACCTTACCAATACTGCCAAAAGCTACCGAACTGATCATCGAATCGATTATTGTTGATCATTGGAACGAGGCGCTGTTCAGTCGGCTTGAAAACACTAAATATCTCACATTTTTGTACGGGAACATTCCGAAGATGTCATTTCGATCCACAAAACTGGAGACACTCTCAGCGATTCAGCTTAATCTAACCACTTTTGAAGTAGCGCGCGAAGAGAACCATTCCTTGAAAACGCTACAACTTAGTCGGAACAGACTGAGCACACTATCGCCCAACTTCCGATTCCTCGTTGGCTTGGTCACATTGGATCTGTCCCAGAATGATTTAACATTTATCAATCTCAATTTGTTTGCCACAATGAGACAgttaaaaaatcttgatttaTCGGTAAACAAAATAGCAAATATCGAGGCAACGACCGACTTGAGATTGAATCAACTGCACAATCTCTGGGTCAGTTACAATCAGCTGAACGAATTCGAGTCGTTTCCCGCGGCTTTCCCAGCTTTGAAAACAGTTCGACTGATTGGAAATCTTTGGACCTGTGCATGGGTTGATCGTGCCCGAAAGCTAATCATGGACAAGCGGATCGTTGCGTTTGGGGTGGACTACGGCTGTGGAGAATATCGGCAGGGTGGGCTTTGTTGTTATGGAGAGCTGAGTGTGTCCACTAGCACCGAGAGTAGTCTGCTGAAGGAAGGTCCTCTGTTCGAAGAGATCCAGAGATTGACCGGTGAGCTAGCGACGAAACCATTGAGCCTTTCGAGTGGACAAACATTGGAGCTGTTGACGCAAAATGGCAAGGGCAGTCAGAACACAATATTAGTTGGGGCAAAAAGTGATAAAGTGACGGTATTCTTCAGATAA